In one window of Rathayibacter caricis DSM 15933 DNA:
- a CDS encoding oligosaccharide flippase family protein, with the protein MGRNVAFAALGNAFAPLAALATAPIMAQSLGVAGRGDVAAATAPLFLATTAATFGIPAAVNYSIARHPRLMRSLALRGTVLIAIAGVLASTAVFLAAGFLSAGDPDLRELIVLAAVAIVPGLCVALLQAVAAGSHQWALVARERFLTAATRLAAFIALAATGQLTVFWGVVILALSPVLGGLAYFGLKQARVVADDDDAPTIVTMNSLLGYGVRVWIGSISGVLLTRLDQTLMTPLAGSFALGLYVVAVSISELPLIVNNAVREVTFSADAAENSDARLGLSSRLSTLAALSAAVMIGATLWWWLPPVFGEDFVPAIPVALILLSAVVLGNPGSIAGIGLSSRGRPGTRSVSLLISCVVNAAALVLLAPLFGAIGAALATLFGNVLASNLNIYFLWKHFRVPPADFYLIRRSDFAVLKSIILKLAARFRRP; encoded by the coding sequence ATGGGACGCAACGTCGCGTTCGCAGCGCTCGGCAACGCCTTCGCCCCCCTCGCAGCGCTGGCCACAGCGCCGATCATGGCGCAGAGCCTCGGAGTCGCGGGACGCGGCGATGTCGCTGCGGCCACCGCTCCGCTCTTCTTGGCGACGACAGCAGCGACGTTCGGCATCCCCGCCGCAGTGAATTACTCGATAGCACGCCACCCACGGCTGATGCGCTCGCTCGCTCTGCGCGGAACCGTACTGATCGCCATCGCCGGAGTCCTCGCGTCGACCGCCGTCTTCCTCGCGGCCGGCTTCCTTAGCGCGGGTGACCCCGACCTCCGCGAGCTGATCGTCCTCGCGGCTGTCGCTATCGTTCCGGGCTTGTGCGTCGCTCTGCTCCAAGCGGTGGCGGCGGGCAGCCATCAGTGGGCCCTCGTCGCACGGGAGCGGTTCCTCACCGCCGCCACCCGATTGGCCGCGTTCATCGCCTTGGCAGCGACGGGGCAGCTCACGGTCTTCTGGGGAGTCGTCATCCTCGCCCTCTCCCCGGTCCTGGGAGGGCTCGCCTACTTCGGCCTGAAGCAGGCGAGGGTGGTCGCCGACGACGACGACGCGCCGACCATCGTCACTATGAACTCGCTGCTCGGCTACGGCGTGCGTGTCTGGATCGGATCCATCTCGGGCGTCCTGCTGACCAGGCTCGATCAGACGCTGATGACTCCCCTCGCGGGCTCCTTCGCCCTCGGTCTCTACGTGGTCGCCGTGAGCATCAGCGAATTGCCGCTGATCGTGAACAACGCGGTCCGCGAGGTGACCTTCTCGGCCGACGCAGCAGAGAACAGCGACGCCCGCCTCGGCCTGTCCTCCCGTCTGTCGACACTGGCAGCACTCTCGGCAGCGGTGATGATCGGCGCCACTCTCTGGTGGTGGCTGCCGCCCGTCTTCGGCGAGGATTTCGTTCCTGCGATACCGGTCGCGCTCATCCTGCTGAGCGCAGTCGTACTGGGGAATCCCGGCTCCATCGCCGGGATCGGGCTGAGCTCGAGGGGTCGGCCGGGAACGAGGAGCGTCTCACTCCTCATCTCCTGCGTTGTCAACGCCGCCGCTCTGGTCCTCCTTGCACCCCTGTTCGGCGCTATCGGCGCCGCATTGGCGACTCTGTTCGGCAACGTGCTCGCGAGCAACTTGAACATCTACTTCCTCTGGAAGCACTTCCGGGTTCCGCCGGCCGACTTCTACCTGATCCGGCGGTCGGACTTCGCAGTTCTCAAGAGCATCATCCTGAAGCTCGCCGCGCGCTTCCGTCGTCCCTGA
- a CDS encoding polysaccharide pyruvyl transferase family protein, which produces MRERFLAVRGPRTRSALGLDESTPLGDPGLVVRTLRPRATRRSGKVVIPHFTVYRTSAGRKRISALVAGGYRVAEPTLDPGTMLETISTAESVVSSGMHGVILSHSLGTPASLISFADALPTAPAFKYLDYHDSVGLEARISSWSDFLPDSRSSAELELARRDIEIVSPRIDALVEGLLAAGRPLRSAG; this is translated from the coding sequence GTGCGCGAGCGCTTCCTTGCGGTCCGCGGCCCCCGCACCCGTTCCGCGCTCGGTCTCGACGAATCGACCCCACTCGGGGACCCGGGTCTCGTGGTCAGAACTCTGCGTCCGCGTGCAACTCGTCGATCAGGCAAGGTCGTGATCCCGCACTTCACCGTCTACCGAACCTCTGCAGGCCGGAAGAGGATCTCCGCGCTGGTCGCTGGCGGCTACCGCGTCGCCGAACCCACTCTCGATCCGGGGACGATGCTGGAGACGATCAGCACCGCTGAGAGCGTCGTGAGTTCAGGGATGCACGGCGTGATCCTGTCCCACAGTCTGGGGACGCCTGCGTCGCTGATCAGCTTCGCGGATGCACTGCCGACCGCCCCGGCCTTCAAGTACCTCGACTACCACGACTCGGTCGGGCTCGAGGCGAGGATCTCGTCGTGGTCCGACTTTCTGCCAGACTCGCGCTCCTCCGCCGAGCTGGAGCTCGCGCGTCGCGACATCGAGATCGTGTCGCCACGGATCGACGCGCTCGTCGAGGGTCTTCTCGCCGCTGGCCGGCCCCTGCGCTCGGCTGGCTGA
- a CDS encoding acyltransferase family protein translates to MTVRREVAAKTARATSEVSGAFRADIQGLRAVAVGLVIADHIDLPPFHGGYVGVDVFFVISGFLITSHLLSRLRATGRIGFADFYARRMRRILPAALLVAAVSLVAALFLMPPLASDGLIRMAIATALYVPNMQLALSGTDYLAERAPSPFQHYWSLGVEEQFYLLWPLLLLVLFVVLRRSPRAITAALALMVLSSLALCVLVTDQTQPWAFFSLPTRAWELGVGGLVACTVAHGWALRLAARVPAILPVLAWTGLVGIAVVSVVYSDTTPFPGIAAALPVVSAALVILGGSTGSSAGPVSLLRGHLLQWGGRISYSLYLWHWPILVISQAAVGLATPLPLWLKAGMMVVAVALAELTFRLVEEPIRNARPLVAGGPRRSLWVGGAASLALVLLAAGTSPLAAAQPRSTTTIVDPVAPSAPPRFTKIVPANLSPGLAEADESTSEVHRNGCHISDAATVTVNNCLFGDTTSSTEVALFGDSHAAHWFGGLDAWADRSSVAVRSYTKVGCPSVPVLVLDASTPYTECTEWRDDVIDRLVDDPPDVVLLSNTNRLAFVDDEQRIDTWTASVADLAIRLPASTHVVMLANTPELPEDAPRCLSAHLDDAAACGIPRANALDQAWIDAERDAAVRAGMRYADLNDYFCSAARCEEIVGGVLLYRDTSHLTEDWSIAMQDALGAAITPALSD, encoded by the coding sequence GTGACGGTTCGACGCGAAGTCGCTGCGAAGACCGCTCGAGCGACCTCGGAGGTGTCCGGCGCGTTCAGAGCCGACATTCAGGGGCTGAGGGCCGTCGCGGTCGGACTGGTCATCGCCGATCACATTGATCTCCCCCCGTTCCATGGCGGGTACGTCGGCGTCGATGTGTTCTTCGTGATCTCGGGCTTCCTCATCACGAGCCACCTGCTCTCGCGGCTGCGGGCGACAGGCCGGATCGGCTTCGCCGACTTCTACGCGCGGCGCATGCGGCGGATCCTCCCGGCGGCCCTACTCGTCGCTGCTGTCTCACTGGTGGCCGCACTGTTCCTGATGCCGCCTCTCGCCTCCGACGGGCTCATCCGCATGGCGATCGCCACTGCCCTCTACGTGCCGAACATGCAGCTCGCCCTCTCGGGCACCGACTATCTAGCGGAGCGCGCCCCGTCTCCCTTCCAGCACTACTGGTCGCTCGGCGTCGAGGAGCAGTTCTACCTCCTCTGGCCGCTCCTGCTGCTGGTGCTGTTCGTCGTCCTTCGTCGCTCACCGCGTGCCATCACGGCAGCGCTCGCTCTCATGGTCCTGTCCTCCCTCGCACTCTGCGTGCTGGTGACCGACCAGACCCAGCCCTGGGCCTTCTTCTCGCTGCCGACGCGCGCGTGGGAGCTCGGGGTCGGCGGTCTGGTCGCGTGCACGGTCGCCCACGGCTGGGCGCTGCGGCTGGCTGCGCGCGTGCCTGCGATCCTTCCGGTCCTCGCCTGGACGGGCCTCGTCGGAATCGCGGTTGTGTCAGTGGTCTACTCCGACACGACGCCTTTCCCGGGTATCGCAGCGGCTCTTCCGGTCGTCTCGGCGGCCCTCGTGATCCTCGGCGGCTCGACCGGCTCATCTGCAGGGCCGGTGAGCCTCCTCCGCGGCCATCTCCTGCAATGGGGCGGGCGAATCTCCTACTCGCTCTACCTGTGGCACTGGCCGATCCTGGTGATCTCCCAGGCGGCGGTGGGTCTCGCGACCCCGCTGCCTCTCTGGCTGAAGGCCGGGATGATGGTCGTCGCCGTAGCGCTCGCCGAGCTCACCTTCCGGCTCGTGGAGGAACCGATCAGGAACGCCCGTCCGTTGGTCGCCGGCGGTCCGAGAAGATCGCTCTGGGTCGGCGGAGCGGCATCGCTCGCCCTCGTCCTGCTCGCCGCCGGAACCAGCCCGCTCGCTGCCGCGCAACCGCGCTCGACAACGACGATCGTCGATCCGGTGGCCCCGAGCGCTCCGCCGCGCTTCACGAAGATCGTCCCCGCCAATCTGTCGCCCGGCCTCGCGGAGGCCGACGAATCGACCTCGGAGGTGCACCGCAACGGCTGCCACATCTCCGATGCTGCGACTGTCACCGTCAACAACTGCCTTTTCGGTGACACGACGAGTTCGACGGAGGTCGCGCTGTTCGGCGACTCGCACGCGGCGCACTGGTTCGGGGGCCTGGACGCCTGGGCGGATCGCAGCAGTGTCGCTGTCCGCTCGTACACGAAGGTCGGCTGCCCCTCTGTGCCGGTCCTCGTGCTCGACGCGTCGACTCCGTACACGGAGTGCACCGAGTGGCGTGACGACGTCATCGATCGGCTCGTCGATGACCCGCCCGACGTCGTCCTGCTCTCGAACACGAACCGCCTCGCCTTCGTCGACGACGAGCAACGGATCGACACGTGGACGGCCTCCGTCGCCGATCTCGCGATCCGACTCCCCGCCAGCACGCACGTGGTGATGCTCGCGAACACCCCGGAGCTGCCGGAGGATGCGCCGCGGTGCCTGTCCGCCCACCTCGACGATGCGGCCGCCTGCGGGATCCCCCGCGCGAACGCGCTCGATCAGGCCTGGATCGACGCCGAGCGCGATGCCGCCGTCCGAGCGGGAATGCGGTACGCGGACCTGAACGACTACTTCTGCAGCGCCGCACGCTGCGAGGAGATCGTCGGCGGTGTCCTCCTCTACCGCGACACCAGCCACCTGACCGAGGACTGGTCGATCGCGATGCAGGACGCGCTCGGCGCCGCCATCACCCCGGCTCTCTCCGACTGA
- a CDS encoding glycosyltransferase, which yields MHLERYPRTTPAVMLYFDENYDLAGVPVPPEIRKVGLRSLVSEFWSSEAEVLEMPEPLWVRFLPTGAVIAVLFKVTGAVRGRRRLISTYAMENNSLPRLIGGRRHVPEPVVRVFAVGLGLYMRAVIDRLAFASSGAERLYTALPFVSAIDHRTIEELPSALADDDDSVSAGSALFVGALEPRKGVRELLASWEQVERHHERVRLSIIGPGPLTEEIEAWVLQSPSTRCYLGQRPRTEIIDRLRRTQVLIAPSIPYGRWREQIGLPIKEALSVGVTVVTSRQTGLADWLEQHGHAVVDLTAHDAAVASLASAVSEALTAPLDRARVRASLPDTEGRVASDIWLHRTTR from the coding sequence GTGCACCTCGAACGGTACCCGCGGACGACTCCGGCGGTGATGTTGTACTTCGACGAGAACTACGATCTGGCCGGGGTGCCGGTCCCGCCGGAGATCCGCAAAGTCGGCCTGCGGTCCCTCGTCTCGGAATTCTGGTCGTCCGAGGCCGAAGTGCTCGAGATGCCCGAACCGCTCTGGGTCAGATTCCTGCCGACCGGGGCGGTGATCGCCGTCCTCTTCAAGGTCACAGGTGCGGTCCGCGGTCGTCGCAGGCTCATAAGCACGTACGCAATGGAGAACAATTCGCTGCCGCGGCTGATCGGAGGGCGGAGGCATGTGCCGGAGCCCGTCGTGCGCGTCTTCGCGGTCGGGCTCGGCCTCTACATGCGAGCGGTCATCGACCGACTCGCTTTCGCCAGCAGCGGTGCCGAGCGCCTCTACACGGCACTTCCTTTTGTGAGCGCCATCGACCACCGGACTATCGAAGAGCTGCCCTCAGCACTTGCCGATGACGACGACTCGGTCTCAGCCGGGTCCGCGCTGTTCGTCGGCGCGCTTGAACCACGGAAGGGCGTACGCGAGCTCCTCGCCTCGTGGGAGCAGGTGGAGCGGCACCACGAGCGGGTGAGGCTCTCGATCATCGGTCCCGGACCGCTGACGGAGGAGATCGAGGCCTGGGTCCTGCAGAGCCCCTCGACGCGCTGCTACCTCGGCCAGAGGCCGCGCACCGAGATCATCGACCGCCTCCGGAGGACTCAAGTGCTCATCGCGCCCTCCATTCCATACGGTCGGTGGCGAGAGCAGATCGGCCTTCCGATCAAGGAGGCGCTCTCCGTGGGAGTCACTGTGGTGACATCCCGTCAGACAGGCCTCGCCGACTGGCTCGAGCAGCACGGCCATGCAGTCGTGGATCTCACGGCGCACGACGCCGCGGTAGCGTCTCTGGCGAGCGCAGTTTCCGAGGCGCTCACCGCGCCGCTCGATCGAGCGAGAGTTCGAGCGAGTCTGCCTGACACAGAGGGACGCGTCGCCTCGGATATTTGGCTCCACAGGACGACCCGATGA